In Apostichopus japonicus isolate 1M-3 chromosome 5, ASM3797524v1, whole genome shotgun sequence, a single window of DNA contains:
- the LOC139967592 gene encoding uncharacterized protein isoform X2 has product MLNDNGTRYQESRGDSENDESSYMAHRAAAAGNVTLFMDAVNQDPSVLECQDEKGMTPLSHAVTNQRLDLLKLLVKMGANINTQDSLGRTPLCLAAYECWYEGVIFLLRNGAKQLLPDKHGRLPLHAATCDKDSRTLSALLQNLAVSDINEADYDGMTGLHWAAFHNRPEHVQLLMLRGGDIYKTDVDEKTPMHWASQNGSVVCCSIMAKCHNGGAPLINAVEGTGKNCVHLACAAGNAAILEVFASIPDVEFEALDPDERVPLHWAAVKGNTDCVVYLVQLGIDLSPEDVCGRTPLGYVKQAGMTEIFNLLKESGAQFSKTELAASEKRNSREGKVKDQKLKDVGKESKKSRFKFLTGWLDKRKHKSKDSENGEKNNEDDCEDMLQEGGEQTREETVRTKEPTASLDVPSPRQIQQSSSEKSLSNVLYLGNSPNQGNSPRLRNSPRLRCSPVVVHFDSSPRSEGSTTSDNKISPRSPSGDLSSNNLNISPRSTSSNHSLMSSDNSVDLTVQETTLVVPNLRNQGQSDSSSVGDTPRQNISPRYRDRQGRRTVANPSFPRYNPLPDPFSLSRQESNSQVNSDMLMNPIKPVWSREGPDYEVLERQAREILDAQKKAEEEETIINIQLPPEGDFWNRFPYNNTGNPKLEPIRRPNANKNFGDVAAALSSSSADESLASNSIDNRRVAVKQDKGKTTKKRRKQKRRESDPSVSRRLESIDSTSNSTSMLRT; this is encoded by the exons AGAGTAGAGGTGACAGTGAGAATGATGAGAGCTCTTACATGGCCCACCGGGCGGCTGCTGCAGGGAACGTCACCCTCTTCATGGATGCCGTCAATCAAGATCCAAGTGTTCTTGAATGCCAGGATGAAAAGG GAATGACACCGCTTTCTCATGCTGTCACAAACCAAAGATTAGACTTACTCAAGTTGCTTGTCAAGATGGGGGCTAATATCAACACCCAAGACTCTCTCGGTAGAACACCTTTATGCTTGGCTGCATATGAG TGTTGGTATGAGGGTGTCATATTTCTCCTGAGGAATGGTGCAAAGCAACTTCTCCCAGATAAACATGGTCGGTTACCTCTCCATGCAGCTACTTGCGATAAGGACTCCAG AACACTGTCGGCTCTACTGCAGAATCTAGCGGTGAGTGACATCAATGAGGCTGATTATGATGGCATGACGGGACTACACTGGGCAGCATTCCATAACAGGCCAGAACatgtgcaacttttaatgttaaGGGGAGGGGACATCTACAAGACAGATGTGGATGAAAAGACACCGATGCATTGGGCCAGTCAG AATGGGAGTGTAGTATGCTGCTCTATCATGGCTAAGTGTCACAATGGGGGTGCTCCTTTAATCAATGCTGTGGAAGGGACTGGCAAAAATTGTGTTCACTTAGCATGTGCCGCTGGCAATGCTGCTATTCTGGAGGTATTTGCCAGCATACCAGATGTTGAATTTGAAGCACTTGATCCAGATGAAAG AGTTCCTCTACACTGGGCTGCTGTAAAAGGTAACACAGATTGTGTTGTTTACCTTGTACAGTTGGGGATTGACCTTTCACCAGAGGATGTGTGTGGTCGCACCCCTCTAGGATACGTAAAACAAGCTGGCATGACAGAGATTTTCAATCTCTTAAAGGAAAGTGGAGCACAATTTAGTAAAACGGAACTCGCTGCCTCGGAGAAGAGAAACTCAAGGGAAGGGAAAGTGAAAGATCAAAAGTTAAAAGATGTTGGGAAAGAGTCAAAGAAAAGTAGATTCAAGTTTTTAACGGGTTGGTTAGATAAGAGGAAACACAAATCAAAAGATTCTGAAAATGGTGAGAAGAACAATGAGGATGATTGTGAGGACATGCTTCAAGAGGGGGGTGAACAAACCAGAGAGGAAACGGTACGCACCAAGGAACCGACAGCGTCATTAGACGTGCCCAGCCCCAGGCAGATACAACAAAGCTCGAGTGAAAAATCACTTTCTAATGTACTTTATCTTGGGAATTCCCCTAATCAGGGTAACTCCCCTCGTCTGAGAAATTCCCCTCGTTTGAGATGTTCCCCCGTTGTGGTCCATTTCGATTCCTCACCAAGATCCGAAGGCAGTACAACATCAGATAATAAAATATCTCCTCGAAGCCCCAGCGGAGATCTGTCGAGCAACAATCTGAATATTTCACCCCGATCTACGTCATCCAATCACTCGTTGATGTCATCGGACAATTCGGTAGATTTGACGGTTCAAGAGACGACCCTAGTAGTGCCTAATCTCAGGAACCAAGGACAGAGTGACTCCAGCAGCGTAGGTGATACCCCTAGGCAAAACATATCACCTCGATATAGAGACAGACAGGGCCGGAGGACTGTCGCTAACCCGTCCTTCCCGAGGTATAACCCGCTGCCCGATCCGTTTTCATTGTCCAGGCAGGAGAGTAATTCACAGGTTAACAGCGACATGCTGATGAACCCCATCAAACCGGTATGGAGCAGAGAAGGACCAGACTATGAGGTCTTGGAAAGGCAAGCCAGAGAAATACTGGATGCTCAGAAGAAAGCAGAAG AGGAAGAAACCATTATCAACATTCAACTTCCTCCCGAGGGTGACTTTTGGAATAGATTTCCTTATAACAACACAGGGAACCCGAAGCTGGAACCTATTCGCAGACCAAATGCCAACA AAAATTTTGGTGACGTCGCTGCGGCCCTTAGCAGCAGTTCAGCAGATGAGAGCTT GGCATCGAATTCTATAGACAACAGGAGAGTAGCAGTCAAACAAGACAAAG gcaaaacaacaaaaaagagaaggaaacagAAGAGAAGGGAATCTG ATCCTTCAGTATCCAGAAGATTGGAATCCATTGATTCTACCTCCAACTCTACTTCTATGCTTCGGACCTGA
- the LOC139967592 gene encoding uncharacterized protein isoform X1 yields MHLEMEFASTTHLDKDEESRGDSENDESSYMAHRAAAAGNVTLFMDAVNQDPSVLECQDEKGMTPLSHAVTNQRLDLLKLLVKMGANINTQDSLGRTPLCLAAYECWYEGVIFLLRNGAKQLLPDKHGRLPLHAATCDKDSRTLSALLQNLAVSDINEADYDGMTGLHWAAFHNRPEHVQLLMLRGGDIYKTDVDEKTPMHWASQNGSVVCCSIMAKCHNGGAPLINAVEGTGKNCVHLACAAGNAAILEVFASIPDVEFEALDPDERVPLHWAAVKGNTDCVVYLVQLGIDLSPEDVCGRTPLGYVKQAGMTEIFNLLKESGAQFSKTELAASEKRNSREGKVKDQKLKDVGKESKKSRFKFLTGWLDKRKHKSKDSENGEKNNEDDCEDMLQEGGEQTREETVRTKEPTASLDVPSPRQIQQSSSEKSLSNVLYLGNSPNQGNSPRLRNSPRLRCSPVVVHFDSSPRSEGSTTSDNKISPRSPSGDLSSNNLNISPRSTSSNHSLMSSDNSVDLTVQETTLVVPNLRNQGQSDSSSVGDTPRQNISPRYRDRQGRRTVANPSFPRYNPLPDPFSLSRQESNSQVNSDMLMNPIKPVWSREGPDYEVLERQAREILDAQKKAEEEETIINIQLPPEGDFWNRFPYNNTGNPKLEPIRRPNANKNFGDVAAALSSSSADESLASNSIDNRRVAVKQDKGKTTKKRRKQKRRESDPSVSRRLESIDSTSNSTSMLRT; encoded by the exons AGAGTAGAGGTGACAGTGAGAATGATGAGAGCTCTTACATGGCCCACCGGGCGGCTGCTGCAGGGAACGTCACCCTCTTCATGGATGCCGTCAATCAAGATCCAAGTGTTCTTGAATGCCAGGATGAAAAGG GAATGACACCGCTTTCTCATGCTGTCACAAACCAAAGATTAGACTTACTCAAGTTGCTTGTCAAGATGGGGGCTAATATCAACACCCAAGACTCTCTCGGTAGAACACCTTTATGCTTGGCTGCATATGAG TGTTGGTATGAGGGTGTCATATTTCTCCTGAGGAATGGTGCAAAGCAACTTCTCCCAGATAAACATGGTCGGTTACCTCTCCATGCAGCTACTTGCGATAAGGACTCCAG AACACTGTCGGCTCTACTGCAGAATCTAGCGGTGAGTGACATCAATGAGGCTGATTATGATGGCATGACGGGACTACACTGGGCAGCATTCCATAACAGGCCAGAACatgtgcaacttttaatgttaaGGGGAGGGGACATCTACAAGACAGATGTGGATGAAAAGACACCGATGCATTGGGCCAGTCAG AATGGGAGTGTAGTATGCTGCTCTATCATGGCTAAGTGTCACAATGGGGGTGCTCCTTTAATCAATGCTGTGGAAGGGACTGGCAAAAATTGTGTTCACTTAGCATGTGCCGCTGGCAATGCTGCTATTCTGGAGGTATTTGCCAGCATACCAGATGTTGAATTTGAAGCACTTGATCCAGATGAAAG AGTTCCTCTACACTGGGCTGCTGTAAAAGGTAACACAGATTGTGTTGTTTACCTTGTACAGTTGGGGATTGACCTTTCACCAGAGGATGTGTGTGGTCGCACCCCTCTAGGATACGTAAAACAAGCTGGCATGACAGAGATTTTCAATCTCTTAAAGGAAAGTGGAGCACAATTTAGTAAAACGGAACTCGCTGCCTCGGAGAAGAGAAACTCAAGGGAAGGGAAAGTGAAAGATCAAAAGTTAAAAGATGTTGGGAAAGAGTCAAAGAAAAGTAGATTCAAGTTTTTAACGGGTTGGTTAGATAAGAGGAAACACAAATCAAAAGATTCTGAAAATGGTGAGAAGAACAATGAGGATGATTGTGAGGACATGCTTCAAGAGGGGGGTGAACAAACCAGAGAGGAAACGGTACGCACCAAGGAACCGACAGCGTCATTAGACGTGCCCAGCCCCAGGCAGATACAACAAAGCTCGAGTGAAAAATCACTTTCTAATGTACTTTATCTTGGGAATTCCCCTAATCAGGGTAACTCCCCTCGTCTGAGAAATTCCCCTCGTTTGAGATGTTCCCCCGTTGTGGTCCATTTCGATTCCTCACCAAGATCCGAAGGCAGTACAACATCAGATAATAAAATATCTCCTCGAAGCCCCAGCGGAGATCTGTCGAGCAACAATCTGAATATTTCACCCCGATCTACGTCATCCAATCACTCGTTGATGTCATCGGACAATTCGGTAGATTTGACGGTTCAAGAGACGACCCTAGTAGTGCCTAATCTCAGGAACCAAGGACAGAGTGACTCCAGCAGCGTAGGTGATACCCCTAGGCAAAACATATCACCTCGATATAGAGACAGACAGGGCCGGAGGACTGTCGCTAACCCGTCCTTCCCGAGGTATAACCCGCTGCCCGATCCGTTTTCATTGTCCAGGCAGGAGAGTAATTCACAGGTTAACAGCGACATGCTGATGAACCCCATCAAACCGGTATGGAGCAGAGAAGGACCAGACTATGAGGTCTTGGAAAGGCAAGCCAGAGAAATACTGGATGCTCAGAAGAAAGCAGAAG AGGAAGAAACCATTATCAACATTCAACTTCCTCCCGAGGGTGACTTTTGGAATAGATTTCCTTATAACAACACAGGGAACCCGAAGCTGGAACCTATTCGCAGACCAAATGCCAACA AAAATTTTGGTGACGTCGCTGCGGCCCTTAGCAGCAGTTCAGCAGATGAGAGCTT GGCATCGAATTCTATAGACAACAGGAGAGTAGCAGTCAAACAAGACAAAG gcaaaacaacaaaaaagagaaggaaacagAAGAGAAGGGAATCTG ATCCTTCAGTATCCAGAAGATTGGAATCCATTGATTCTACCTCCAACTCTACTTCTATGCTTCGGACCTGA